In Oscarella lobularis chromosome 5, ooOscLobu1.1, whole genome shotgun sequence, the genomic window AACTTGTGGGGCTCAGAAAAGCTGTCGGTATATAGAACGCCGCGTAAATTTACAACAACCATCGTCTCCTTGTGTATGAAAATGCCATTGATCTTGCGATCACGCTCTGCTGTGAAGCCGAGACCCATAAGAGGGttttcaaaacgaagaatttctctcataacctagaaaaaaataaatagatgtTATCCTTGAATATCATTTAGTCATTAGCCAAGCCACTTATGTACTTGTGTTGTGTAGGTCATCTGGTCTAATATTTCTGTTGTGACTGGATTGTCGTCCGGGCGAAGTTGGTTCTGTTCACTGCGTATTCTAGCCATAACGTCGGGATGGGTGCTCATGAGAGCGAAAAATGCCGTAAGCGTTGATACAGTCGTATCAAGACCCGCAAAAAGGAAAGTCACTAACTGGTCTGTGACAATTCGTTTCATATCAGAGTCGCTAAACTGtccgtcgcttttctcaATCAGAGACTGCATCCAATAGTCTGTAAGGGAATATAGTTGTTTCCCTTCTCTTACGCGCTCAATGGAAGCCTCGACAACGGCCGTCATATGGCCAATCAATAACTTGCGAGCGTTCATGGCACGCCAAAACGTCGTACCAGGAATGTTTATAGGCAAGGAAACCATTCCCTTTATCATTGTGTCATAATTCTTCCTCCAATGTAGGCTAGGGTCATAGTCGTTTCCCAAGAAGACCTTCatgagaaaatcaaatacCATGTCGCGAGCTTTCGACGCAACCCTAATCGTTCCGTTTCCATCGTTTCTCTCGCACTCACTGATCCAAACACGAAGGTGCTTTCGAGCATTGTTTTCCATCGTAGGCAAATAGGAAGTCAATCTCTTTCGCGAGAAAACGGATATCAGCGTTTTTCGAAGAAAAGCGTGTTCCTTTCCGCGCACGAAAAACAGCGTTTCGCCGAAGAGGCTGTTGTCGGCGGAAGATAAAGCTATAGTAAAGTCGCAGCCTTGTTCTTTCATTACGGTCTTGAATACAGTGGCATCGTTGACGTACAACATAAATCTTTATAAAACAAAATCCGTCAAGCGACATCTATAGTTATAACTAACAAGCAAGGTAATGTGTCGCAGAATACAgactaaattaattaattgatatGTTAATTCATAAATTTAATACGTGAGACGCGAAGATTACGTACGACTACATGCACTAGTGCACGATCGACTCTCGATATCTCGCGCGAGCCCTGTGACGAACTGATAGTTAATATCTATATGTTAGGTGTGGTTTCTGTCCACTTCCTGTTTGCTAGTTACTTAAGGCTGTAACTATGTCTAGCACAATAGATTACTCTGCACGTAACATGGTGACAGGTGTGGGGATTAGGTATAGGCCAGACCGGGGCGCAACGGCCTCGGTCTGAAATAACATTTATTAGCGTACTTTCCCAAAATTGAATCCCACGACACTTTTCCTCGCGCGAAGACTTCGCTGCTAAACTTGTGAAGATCTCGTATGAGCGGAATTAGGTTTCCTATAAATGGAACAAGCCATTTTGGACCAGGAATGCCTCTTCCAAGTCGACGCAAGCGAATCTGTTCCAACGCGGCAAGCACAACTA contains:
- the LOC136187140 gene encoding probable cytochrome P450 524A1 — protein: MLLALALVVFTLVVLAALEQIRLRRLGRGIPGPKWLVPFIGNLIPLIRDLHKFSSEVFARGKVSWDSILGKFMLYVNDATVFKTVMKEQGCDFTIALSSADNSLFGETLFFVRGKEHAFLRKTLISVFSRKRLTSYLPTMENNARKHLRVWISECERNDGNGTIRVASKARDMVFDFLMKVFLGNDYDPSLHWRKNYDTMIKGMVSLPINIPGTTFWRAMNARKLLIGHMTAVVEASIERVREGKQLYSLTDYWMQSLIEKSDGQFSDSDMKRIVTDQLVTFLFAGLDTTVSTLTAFFALMSTHPDVMARIRSEQNQLRPDDNPVTTEILDQMTYTTQVMREILRFENPLMGLGFTAERDRKINGIFIHKETMVVVNLRGVLYTDSFSEPHKFDPDRFGPERREHIRNVKHYIPFGVGVHRCVGKNLAELSILLTTAIASGIADWHRIETDQSYKIIFDAARVPADGCVISIRER